Proteins from a genomic interval of Gammaproteobacteria bacterium:
- a CDS encoding isoprenylcysteine carboxylmethyltransferase family protein, with the protein MIQTTSEKILMRNRTLSVMISILPAIIVLFFKPDIKLLFLTSLYLFWSCLELIIENTESNLVAAQKPFDKHSRAYIILCRHFCLWSSTAYILFHTKNNENLLLLLVGFLLILCGSMLRFSAIVKLKKFFTMTLNIDDKQYLIQDGLYHYIRHPSYTGVILLFTGFPLVAGSWWLAIIILFLTSAAVFYRVKLEESLLKNLKNDDYEAYMKKTYKLIPFIY; encoded by the coding sequence ATGATTCAAACTACCTCAGAAAAAATATTAATGAGAAATAGAACATTGTCTGTTATGATAAGCATCCTGCCCGCAATAATAGTTCTGTTTTTTAAACCAGATATCAAATTACTTTTTCTAACTAGCCTATATCTATTTTGGTCATGTCTTGAACTCATCATCGAAAATACTGAAAGTAATCTTGTCGCAGCACAAAAACCTTTTGATAAGCATTCTCGTGCCTACATAATTTTATGTCGTCACTTTTGTTTATGGTCAAGCACAGCTTACATTTTATTCCATACAAAAAATAATGAAAATCTTCTTTTGCTATTGGTTGGTTTTCTGCTTATTTTGTGCGGAAGTATGTTAAGATTTTCGGCTATTGTGAAATTGAAAAAATTTTTTACAATGACACTTAATATCGATGATAAACAATACCTGATACAAGATGGTTTATATCACTATATACGTCACCCAAGCTATACGGGTGTTATACTGCTTTTCACTGGCTTTCCGCTCGTTGCTGGTTCATGGTGGTTAGCTATTATCATATTATTTCTGACAAGTGCAGCTGTTTTCTATCGAGTTAAGCTGGAAGAATCGCTTCTAAAAAACTTAAAAAATGATGATTACGAAGCCTACATGAAGAAAACCTACAAACTAATACCTTTTATCTACTAA
- a CDS encoding amino acid racemase — MNHFKTLGIVGGMGSYATSQFFEYILNFTEAQKETDHFRILIDNFPQIPNRIQAFNKQGPSPADHISTSINNLAKIGADFVSIPCNAVHYFYHDISEKIKIPWLHMIQMVSLQLKSHYNNPLILGSYITNKAKLYSNYLPDCQYPNATLNNLLDEIITEIKLNKKLTTTQLLRLKKILTKQTGHDSILLACSELTFLTKSELSKDFVFLDSSQLYASAIVNTLKANL, encoded by the coding sequence ATGAACCATTTCAAAACTTTAGGGATAGTAGGTGGTATGGGATCTTATGCAACCTCTCAATTTTTTGAATATATATTAAATTTCACCGAGGCCCAAAAAGAAACTGACCACTTTAGAATTTTAATTGATAACTTTCCACAAATTCCGAATAGAATTCAAGCATTTAACAAGCAAGGTCCATCACCAGCTGATCATATCAGTACTAGCATCAATAATTTGGCTAAGATTGGCGCAGATTTTGTTTCAATACCTTGTAATGCAGTCCATTATTTTTATCATGATATTTCAGAAAAAATAAAAATACCTTGGCTACACATGATACAAATGGTTTCATTACAGCTGAAGTCACATTATAATAATCCATTAATTCTTGGCTCATATATAACCAATAAAGCTAAATTGTATAGCAATTATCTACCCGATTGCCAATATCCTAATGCAACTCTCAACAACCTGCTTGATGAAATAATTACAGAAATTAAATTAAATAAAAAACTCACTACAACCCAACTTTTGAGATTAAAGAAAATTTTAACAAAACAAACGGGTCACGATTCCATATTATTGGCTTGTTCAGAACTTACTTTTTTAACTAAAAGCGAACTAAGCAAGGATTTTGTGTTTTTAGATTCAAGCCAATTATATGCCTCAGCAATTGTTAATACTCTTAAGGCTAATTTATGA
- a CDS encoding pyridoxal-phosphate dependent enzyme — protein sequence MMNELFTHMEIACTFLKDKVVQTPVRRLKWLEEFTGVPVWVKLENQQHTGSFKYRGALYSLHSHPKEIPVLAASAGNHGLAVAQVCQQLGLKANIYLPSNASRLKRQRILETGAGLIEYGSSLDEAILYAKDVANKNGWRFISPYNEFGVIAANSSISQEFFNQVSDLQYLIIPVGGGGLISGMAIAGKQINHSVKIFGCEPKNYASVIASLAAKQAVKVPNMPTFADGLAVNLEPNAHTLNFIAEYVDDMVMLDEEALAFSVFALLNKESLLIEPSGCAGIAALIELSHKIKFTGSIGIVLCGGNIQKNILNRILQFNFSNSHYKYLLDLKGQSVLHTPISKSYSGQNEISKPLTVNNKCDNIEYQISEIRKEAQSIKEEIDAHLHFCDSENLPYDSQLTAILKNYLEQIDQQIDQLYPLPQSYDFKELNLIENKIRWLLQALSHVSSAIDWRAAAYDQSHITQFFSLSSQENPGVNYDRYNCPQLKRIEEQLSLIFNIPRDLCGITITSSGMAAFSLIESFILRYCVTSNSTFLMTPYIYFEAKEQLESLKLIKLKQAKGFSAQDLLVALQEDSSIDVIFADPLSNIVEQPVTDMKYLISELAKLNRQKPIRLVIDGTMVSGALLPEILTTSDKIEIIYYESCSKYLQMGLESCLAGIVIYPIKYQANFERLRRNMGSILYKNQAISYPYFTREQFFNRIHRICKNASSLALLLNQDPEVLKIIDIFYPTLTSHPNYHIAINLPYAGGCVTFQFKERGKNNNNFLEAFITKLLHFAKNQQIPLIKGLSFGYTFPRISAASSIAESEYPFLRLYVGDLDENLNVKLADIFAEALLNL from the coding sequence ATGATGAATGAATTATTTACCCATATGGAAATTGCTTGTACTTTCCTAAAAGATAAAGTCGTCCAAACACCTGTTCGGAGATTAAAGTGGCTTGAAGAATTTACTGGAGTTCCAGTATGGGTGAAGCTTGAAAACCAGCAACATACCGGTTCGTTTAAGTATCGTGGTGCTTTATATAGCCTTCATAGTCATCCGAAAGAAATCCCGGTGCTTGCTGCGTCAGCGGGAAATCACGGTTTAGCTGTAGCCCAGGTCTGCCAGCAGTTAGGACTTAAGGCAAATATATATTTACCTTCTAATGCAAGTCGGCTTAAAAGACAACGAATCTTAGAAACAGGAGCTGGCTTAATTGAATATGGATCATCTTTAGATGAAGCAATCTTATATGCAAAGGATGTAGCCAATAAAAATGGTTGGCGCTTTATTTCACCTTATAATGAATTTGGTGTCATAGCAGCTAATTCAAGTATTTCACAAGAGTTTTTCAACCAAGTCTCTGATCTTCAATATTTGATTATTCCTGTTGGTGGTGGCGGATTAATCTCAGGCATGGCAATTGCCGGCAAACAAATAAACCATTCGGTAAAGATTTTTGGCTGTGAACCAAAGAACTATGCTTCCGTAATAGCATCATTAGCTGCTAAACAAGCGGTAAAAGTACCTAACATGCCAACATTTGCAGATGGCCTTGCTGTCAACTTAGAGCCCAACGCTCACACACTAAATTTTATTGCAGAATATGTAGACGACATGGTAATGCTCGATGAAGAGGCACTTGCATTTAGTGTTTTTGCGCTCCTTAACAAAGAAAGCTTATTAATAGAACCCTCTGGCTGTGCAGGGATAGCTGCATTAATTGAACTTAGCCATAAAATAAAATTTACAGGCAGCATAGGAATTGTTTTGTGTGGAGGTAATATTCAAAAAAATATTTTAAATCGCATTCTTCAATTCAATTTTTCAAATTCTCATTATAAATACTTGCTGGATCTCAAAGGCCAGTCTGTTTTACATACCCCCATTAGTAAGTCCTACTCTGGGCAAAATGAGATCAGTAAACCTCTTACTGTAAATAATAAATGCGACAATATTGAATATCAAATCAGCGAAATAAGAAAAGAAGCACAATCCATTAAGGAGGAAATAGATGCCCACCTTCACTTTTGTGATTCTGAAAACTTACCCTATGATAGCCAGCTTACAGCGATATTAAAAAATTATTTAGAACAAATTGACCAACAGATTGATCAACTTTACCCATTGCCCCAAAGTTATGATTTCAAAGAATTAAACCTGATAGAAAATAAAATAAGATGGTTATTACAGGCTTTGTCTCACGTGAGCTCTGCCATTGATTGGAGAGCTGCAGCCTATGATCAGTCACACATAACGCAGTTTTTTAGTCTAAGTTCACAAGAAAATCCTGGAGTTAATTACGATCGATATAATTGCCCACAGCTTAAGCGAATTGAAGAGCAGTTAAGCTTGATATTCAATATACCAAGAGACCTGTGTGGGATAACAATAACATCATCAGGTATGGCGGCATTTTCATTGATTGAGTCGTTTATATTACGCTATTGTGTTACTTCCAACTCAACTTTTCTAATGACACCTTATATCTATTTTGAAGCTAAAGAGCAGTTAGAAAGCCTAAAATTGATAAAATTGAAGCAGGCAAAAGGGTTTAGTGCACAAGACTTGCTAGTAGCTTTGCAAGAAGACTCATCCATTGATGTGATTTTTGCTGACCCATTATCAAATATCGTTGAACAGCCCGTAACAGATATGAAATATCTCATTTCAGAACTTGCCAAATTAAATAGACAAAAACCGATTAGATTAGTTATCGATGGCACCATGGTATCGGGAGCGCTCTTGCCCGAAATTTTAACTACTTCAGATAAAATTGAGATCATATATTATGAAAGCTGTTCAAAATATTTACAAATGGGTCTAGAGTCATGCTTAGCAGGAATAGTCATATATCCGATAAAGTATCAAGCGAACTTTGAAAGACTAAGACGAAATATGGGAAGTATTTTATACAAAAATCAAGCTATCTCATATCCTTACTTTACACGAGAACAATTTTTTAACCGCATACATAGAATTTGCAAGAACGCTTCATCTTTAGCCCTTTTGTTAAACCAAGATCCTGAAGTACTAAAAATAATTGATATTTTTTATCCCACTCTTACTTCGCATCCAAACTATCACATAGCTATTAATTTACCTTACGCTGGAGGATGTGTGACTTTTCAGTTTAAAGAACGTGGAAAAAATAATAATAATTTTCTCGAAGCATTTATAACCAAATTATTACATTTTGCCAAAAATCAACAAATTCCACTTATAAAAGGGCTAAGCTTTGGTTATACCTTTCCTAGAATTTCAGCTGCTTCCAGCATTGCTGAAAGCGAATATCCATTTTTACGATTATACGTTGGAGACCTTGATGAAAACCTAAACGTGAAGTTAGCGGATATTTTTGCAGAAGCTCTTTTAAACCTGTAG
- a CDS encoding 3-isopropylmalate dehydratase, with amino-acid sequence MILQGKILKLGNNINTDDIIAGQYLRTNDFSLWQSHVFETLDSQIASIILERQFIFAGENFGCGSSREQAVIALKCCGIKAVIAKSFGRIFFRNCINNGIIAATFSQNYWDKFSDGSEIIVNTEESILINANQEKFMLDQINPVATKIYEATGLLEYYKIYGGLVLHDE; translated from the coding sequence ATGATTCTGCAAGGAAAAATTTTAAAACTTGGCAACAATATTAATACAGACGATATAATCGCAGGTCAGTATCTGCGTACCAACGATTTTTCATTGTGGCAATCTCATGTATTCGAAACTCTCGATTCGCAAATCGCATCTATTATTTTAGAAAGACAATTTATATTTGCAGGTGAAAACTTCGGCTGTGGTTCATCCAGAGAACAAGCTGTCATTGCATTAAAATGTTGCGGGATTAAAGCCGTAATTGCCAAATCATTTGGCAGAATATTTTTTCGTAATTGCATTAATAACGGCATTATTGCAGCTACGTTCTCCCAAAATTATTGGGACAAATTTTCTGATGGTAGTGAAATAATAGTGAACACAGAAGAATCAATCTTAATTAATGCTAATCAAGAAAAGTTTATGTTAGACCAAATTAATCCCGTTGCTACTAAAATTTATGAAGCTACCGGCTTATTGGAATATTATAAAATTTATGGTGGATTAGTACTACATGATGAATGA
- a CDS encoding 3-isopropylmalate dehydratase/homoaconitate hydratase family large subunit: MNIYQKIIYNKHGKCLKPGKNIILNLDWLMLHDGSIMMVERYYQEHGFNHVFDPEKIIIVFDHIYPANNAITASLHEKARNFTRKYGIKTLFDGGQGISHQLLLENPEITGGSILLGGDSHTPTIGAYSVLGLGSGATDMTYAMLTGTTWFTMGQTLKIKLWGVPSDQITAKDIVLYIAKNISPQRLNEKFIVYEAEHSLTYDWRAVLCNMSPELGAVTAIFEPSDYYSEDPLRYKHTQDLISDCDNDFDDIIDINIDKITPLIAYPHQVDIVYPVQKKSGIKVDVVFIGTCTGGRLEDLISAAKVFSEMQRPLRTRLLINPASIATYKKAIELGLITQFLELGATILPPSCGPCLGQNMGVLGDNETCVSTGNRNYKGRMGNKNASIYLCSPASAARIAVEGNI; encoded by the coding sequence ATGAATATTTATCAAAAAATTATTTATAACAAACATGGAAAATGCCTAAAGCCTGGCAAAAATATAATACTCAATCTTGATTGGCTTATGCTGCATGACGGTTCCATTATGATGGTAGAACGCTACTATCAAGAACATGGCTTTAATCACGTATTTGATCCGGAAAAAATTATCATTGTTTTCGATCATATCTATCCTGCAAACAATGCAATTACAGCAAGCTTACACGAAAAAGCAAGAAACTTTACACGAAAATATGGTATTAAAACTTTATTTGATGGTGGACAAGGAATAAGCCATCAGCTTTTATTAGAAAATCCAGAAATAACAGGTGGCTCAATCCTCTTAGGTGGCGACTCACATACTCCAACCATAGGGGCATACTCCGTACTGGGGCTGGGTTCTGGTGCAACAGATATGACATATGCAATGTTAACCGGAACTACTTGGTTCACTATGGGGCAAACGCTTAAAATTAAGTTATGGGGTGTACCTTCAGATCAAATTACAGCTAAAGATATTGTTCTGTATATTGCAAAAAATATTTCTCCGCAACGTTTGAATGAGAAGTTTATAGTATATGAAGCCGAGCATTCTCTTACATATGATTGGAGAGCAGTTTTATGTAATATGAGTCCAGAGTTAGGAGCAGTAACTGCTATTTTTGAACCAAGTGATTATTATTCTGAAGATCCTTTACGTTATAAACATACCCAAGATTTAATTAGCGATTGCGACAACGATTTTGATGATATAATTGATATCAACATAGATAAGATAACTCCTTTGATTGCGTACCCCCACCAAGTTGATATTGTTTATCCTGTTCAAAAAAAATCTGGCATTAAAGTGGATGTAGTCTTTATAGGCACTTGCACCGGAGGAAGATTAGAGGACCTAATCAGTGCAGCGAAGGTATTTTCAGAAATGCAAAGACCCTTGAGAACAAGACTATTAATTAACCCAGCTTCTATTGCCACCTACAAAAAAGCAATTGAGCTGGGTCTTATCACTCAATTTTTAGAATTGGGAGCAACTATTCTCCCACCTTCGTGTGGCCCCTGTCTTGGACAAAATATGGGAGTACTTGGAGACAATGAAACCTGTGTTTCTACAGGCAATCGCAACTATAAAGGAAGGATGGGCAATAAAAATGCTTCAATTTATCTTTGCTCTCCTGCATCTGCTGCAAGAATTGCAGTTGAGGGAAATATTTAA
- a CDS encoding carbamoyltransferase C-terminal domain-containing protein — translation MKILGLSGMAHDAAAAVIVDGEVVSAVEEERVTRIKNTWTFPKNSVKEALRIANINANQLDIICFYWNDQSALWPAILYELKNSLNKRIPTLRRIASRLRAAFFQNQIKKMIIAEICDHQKNCSIPTIFFVDHHSSHIAHSFYSSNFESCAGLVIDGRGEYAAITGFDCSQQNLRKLYQINMPHSLGYIYGAVTQHLGFRPISDEYRIMGLAPYGKPDEKLQVFFDSLIQSKHPFHIGVNLQYCNYQYNEKLDAPWFNNEVINSLGSSRISDEEITDHHANIAFALQKKLEHSILTLVSGIKNITKNENLVLGGGVAMNSVCNNIVFEQSNFKNIFVPPAPSDQGCAIGSALYIYYKYNHATTRPNIQSPYLGPSYSNEQIKDTLDNYKLLYSEYPSLDLIAEKIAEGKICGFFQGQMEFGPRALGNRSILADPRIKSMRDKINQAVKFREEFRPFAATILYDKMNDFTTKPVDSPYMSFVSKVKLDKQALIPAVVHIDGTCRFQTLKPSENPLYYQLIESFFKLTGIPLILNTSFNVKGEPIVMSPSDAIRCFFSTGLDCLVIGKFLVEKTAI, via the coding sequence ATGAAAATACTTGGCTTAAGTGGTATGGCTCATGATGCTGCAGCAGCTGTTATTGTTGATGGCGAAGTGGTCTCTGCCGTTGAGGAAGAAAGAGTAACCCGAATCAAAAATACTTGGACTTTCCCGAAAAATTCTGTGAAGGAAGCATTGCGAATAGCTAATATCAATGCAAACCAATTGGATATTATCTGTTTTTATTGGAATGACCAATCTGCCTTATGGCCAGCCATCCTGTACGAACTAAAAAATTCACTCAATAAACGGATACCCACTTTGCGACGAATTGCCTCACGTCTACGTGCGGCTTTTTTTCAAAACCAAATAAAGAAAATGATTATAGCAGAAATTTGCGATCATCAAAAAAATTGCTCCATTCCTACCATTTTTTTTGTTGACCACCATTCATCTCATATAGCTCATTCTTTCTATTCTTCCAACTTTGAAAGCTGCGCAGGCCTGGTAATAGATGGCAGAGGAGAATATGCAGCAATCACTGGTTTTGATTGCTCTCAGCAGAACTTAAGAAAACTTTACCAAATTAATATGCCTCATTCCTTAGGATATATATATGGTGCAGTAACACAACATTTGGGCTTTCGTCCCATTTCTGACGAATACCGTATAATGGGGTTAGCACCTTATGGAAAACCTGATGAGAAATTACAAGTTTTTTTTGATAGCCTCATTCAAAGTAAACATCCCTTTCATATTGGCGTTAATCTTCAATATTGTAATTATCAATACAATGAAAAGTTAGATGCACCCTGGTTTAACAATGAAGTGATAAATTCTTTAGGGTCTTCCCGAATATCTGACGAAGAAATTACAGATCACCATGCCAATATAGCATTTGCTTTACAAAAAAAGTTAGAACACTCTATTTTAACCCTTGTTTCTGGAATTAAAAATATCACGAAAAATGAGAACTTAGTACTTGGTGGCGGAGTAGCTATGAACTCTGTTTGTAATAATATAGTTTTTGAGCAGTCAAATTTTAAAAATATATTTGTTCCTCCTGCTCCATCTGATCAAGGCTGCGCCATTGGTTCAGCTCTGTATATTTATTATAAATATAACCACGCAACAACTCGCCCAAACATTCAATCACCTTATCTTGGACCTAGTTATTCTAATGAGCAGATTAAAGATACTTTGGATAACTATAAATTGTTATATAGTGAATACCCTAGCTTAGATTTGATTGCAGAAAAAATAGCCGAAGGAAAGATATGTGGTTTTTTCCAAGGACAAATGGAGTTTGGACCTCGTGCACTTGGCAATAGAAGCATACTTGCTGACCCAAGGATAAAAAGCATGCGAGATAAGATTAATCAGGCTGTCAAATTTAGGGAAGAATTTAGACCTTTTGCCGCTACCATTCTCTACGATAAAATGAATGATTTTACTACAAAACCTGTTGATAGCCCGTACATGAGTTTTGTTTCAAAAGTCAAACTTGATAAACAGGCACTGATTCCAGCCGTGGTACATATCGACGGAACTTGTCGTTTCCAAACCTTAAAGCCATCAGAAAACCCTCTCTATTATCAATTAATTGAATCTTTCTTCAAATTAACAGGTATTCCTTTGATATTAAACACATCTTTTAATGTCAAGGGCGAACCTATTGTTATGTCTCCCTCTGATGCTATTCGTTGTTTTTTTAGCACTGGATTGGATTGTTTAGTTATTGGAAAATTTCTTGTAGAAAAAACTGCGATATGA